A single Symbiobacterium thermophilum IAM 14863 DNA region contains:
- a CDS encoding NUDIX domain-containing protein, protein MSRAQAIVVRGQEVLMVRHRQGEAEWWCLPGGAVLDGETPAEAALRELEEECRVRGRVVRETSVVTYGPDDRHYTYLVDIGRQEPALGCDPEHAADSQVLQEVRWMRLDALSERDRAFLWTAGLLSVPPFGGLVLGWGDAVSYPCSNALGSAGHIATGRYGQEAGSLGSSSPSLRGNGDAGGTALRIIEHRRHTMRAKPGRHLSQPGVDLARRVGEGLGPFHRVVTSSLPRAFETALAMGFAVDEQVSLLASLPDGFEDEVPWDAGIGRIASAVRRRPDGTVARFAHQLAAFHRDLAARLPDGGRALVISHGGIVEASAVGCKPDGDYAGWGPAFGYCEGVRMYFHGTRCERIEPLRVAAAADPGGQDGAAGGTGDPARGV, encoded by the coding sequence GTGTCACGAGCCCAGGCGATCGTCGTCCGCGGACAGGAGGTCCTCATGGTCAGACACCGCCAAGGGGAGGCAGAGTGGTGGTGTCTGCCCGGCGGAGCAGTCCTGGACGGGGAAACGCCGGCGGAGGCTGCTCTCCGGGAGTTGGAAGAGGAGTGCCGGGTGCGCGGAAGGGTAGTCCGCGAGACCAGCGTGGTCACCTATGGCCCGGACGACCGGCACTACACGTACCTGGTGGACATCGGCCGGCAGGAGCCGGCGCTGGGCTGCGATCCGGAGCACGCCGCGGACAGCCAGGTCCTCCAGGAGGTGCGGTGGATGCGGCTGGACGCGCTCTCCGAGCGGGACCGCGCCTTCCTGTGGACCGCGGGGCTGCTCAGTGTGCCGCCCTTCGGAGGACTGGTCCTGGGGTGGGGCGATGCCGTGAGCTACCCGTGCAGCAACGCCCTGGGGTCTGCCGGTCACATCGCAACCGGCCGGTACGGGCAGGAAGCTGGGTCGCTGGGGTCTTCGTCCCCTTCGCTGCGGGGCAATGGGGATGCCGGAGGGACGGCGCTGCGGATCATCGAGCACCGGCGGCACACGATGCGCGCCAAGCCCGGCCGGCACCTGTCCCAGCCGGGGGTGGACCTGGCCCGCAGGGTAGGGGAAGGCCTGGGGCCGTTTCACCGGGTGGTGACGAGCAGCCTCCCCCGCGCTTTCGAGACCGCCCTCGCCATGGGGTTCGCCGTGGACGAGCAGGTTTCGTTGCTTGCGAGCCTGCCTGACGGTTTTGAGGACGAGGTGCCGTGGGACGCCGGCATCGGCCGGATCGCCTCGGCGGTGCGGCGCCGTCCCGACGGGACAGTTGCACGGTTCGCACACCAGCTGGCCGCCTTCCACCGGGATCTGGCTGCCAGGCTTCCCGACGGCGGCCGGGCCCTGGTGATCTCCCACGGGGGGATCGTGGAGGCCAGCGCGGTCGGGTGCAAGCCGGACGGGGACTACGCGGGGTGGGGGCCAGCGTTCGGCTACTGCGAAGGCGTGCGGATGTACTTCCACGGCACGCGGTGCGAGCGGATCGAACCGCTCCGGGTCGCGGCTGCAGCCGATCCTGGCGGGCAGGATGGTGCAGCCGGCGGGACGGGTGACCCCGCGCGCGGCGTGTAG
- a CDS encoding stalk domain-containing protein, with protein MRRILRTGAAAAVLLLLSGAAGAASGTLENVWILRNGFTLTVNGRAVEADNLLLEDRAYVPLREAAAAMGMAVAWDPATRTASVSPRSAALRLAAPVDPFNPVVDLASLGVRAEDVEAIGLETAGASYVAVRFALEWDQLHMTDDQAAAEGRPVLALHTDYVLKLFTRTGGMLRVGFTTGGLPELTPTGRRQIVLVPPSPEQGFHWPYFLVLPSDGHRQANAGHRRYLIVDINNTGPSNSVADTVARTRVELERGQLPSARLAEELWAPMLMPAIPRPVITYRYGGQQNTFLTHALDRDTATLHLMMQEPGLAALLERQFRQAGVTVDSLMHLDRQVAAMIQHAVGYLNEHGFGVEEQAFLVGFSASGTFVDRLAALHPDQVKAVVAGAALDNMLLPLAEHGGERLIYPIGVADYEAITGRAFDLEAHNRVARLVYMGENDDSNTVLYQDSYGDEERRIITTLWGEEVLPRARALTALYGESGGHGMFILDRGVGHEYSEVMYQYMKAFLQANRDADAPAYPLPDDPEQLPFTLYAP; from the coding sequence TTGCGACGGATACTGCGCACCGGGGCGGCCGCAGCGGTGCTGCTTCTGCTGAGCGGCGCCGCCGGGGCGGCCTCCGGCACCCTGGAGAACGTCTGGATCCTCCGCAACGGCTTCACCCTGACGGTGAACGGCAGGGCGGTGGAGGCGGACAACCTGCTGCTGGAAGACCGGGCCTACGTGCCGCTGCGGGAGGCGGCAGCGGCGATGGGCATGGCGGTCGCCTGGGACCCGGCGACCCGCACCGCCTCCGTCTCGCCGCGATCGGCTGCGCTCCGGCTCGCCGCGCCCGTGGATCCCTTCAACCCCGTCGTTGACCTGGCGAGCCTGGGCGTCCGGGCGGAGGACGTGGAGGCGATCGGGCTGGAGACGGCCGGGGCGTCTTACGTGGCCGTGCGGTTTGCGCTGGAGTGGGACCAGCTGCACATGACGGACGACCAGGCGGCGGCGGAAGGGCGGCCCGTTCTGGCGCTGCACACGGACTACGTCCTGAAGCTCTTCACCCGCACCGGCGGGATGCTGCGGGTCGGCTTCACCACCGGAGGGCTGCCCGAGCTTACGCCTACGGGGCGCCGGCAGATCGTCCTGGTGCCGCCGTCCCCGGAGCAGGGCTTCCACTGGCCCTACTTCCTGGTGCTCCCCAGCGACGGGCACCGCCAGGCCAATGCGGGGCACAGGCGGTACCTGATCGTGGACATCAACAACACCGGGCCCAGCAACAGCGTCGCCGACACCGTGGCCCGAACCCGGGTGGAGCTGGAGCGCGGGCAGTTGCCCTCCGCCCGGCTGGCCGAGGAGCTGTGGGCGCCCATGCTCATGCCGGCGATCCCCCGCCCGGTGATCACGTACCGGTACGGCGGCCAGCAGAACACGTTTCTCACCCACGCCCTGGACCGGGACACGGCGACCCTGCATCTGATGATGCAGGAGCCGGGGCTCGCCGCCTTGCTGGAGCGGCAGTTCCGGCAGGCGGGTGTCACGGTGGATAGCCTGATGCACCTGGACCGGCAGGTGGCGGCGATGATCCAGCACGCCGTCGGCTACCTGAACGAGCATGGCTTCGGCGTGGAGGAGCAGGCCTTCCTGGTGGGGTTCTCGGCCTCGGGGACGTTCGTCGACCGGCTGGCGGCCCTGCACCCGGACCAGGTGAAGGCGGTGGTCGCTGGCGCGGCCCTCGACAACATGCTGCTGCCGCTGGCAGAGCACGGGGGCGAGAGGCTGATCTACCCGATCGGCGTCGCCGACTATGAGGCCATCACCGGCCGGGCCTTCGACCTGGAGGCCCACAACCGCGTGGCCCGGCTGGTGTACATGGGGGAGAACGACGACAGCAACACGGTGCTTTACCAGGATTCTTACGGGGACGAGGAGCGGCGCATCATCACGACGCTCTGGGGCGAGGAGGTCCTGCCGCGCGCCCGCGCCCTGACCGCCCTCTACGGCGAGTCCGGCGGACACGGGATGTTCATCCTGGACCGGGGCGTGGGGCACGAGTACTCGGAGGTCATGTACCAGTACATGAAGGCGTTCCTGCAGGCGAACCGCGACGCGGATGCGCCGGCCTATCCGCTCCCCGACGACCCTGAGCAGTTGCCGTTCACCCTCTATGCGCCGTGA
- a CDS encoding ABC transporter ATP-binding protein, which translates to MERFTYTRTGQALKNKYSSLILLSLADLVAWVIPPLLMPRPAGLWVGAGGLVATLAVYWWLTASLRTCHVLDGDRLILRMGRSALAVDLADVESARMAGHGLRVPGEAGVMYAPRTDTLFMVADHRQLVSVDLSRPYAMKVPGQGICQFTRIVLSLDEPERFLQAVAGRRGQVHLDRPQPAAGGEGRPGATSPAPPVVSEGPAPGGAALALEGLVKRFGGFTAVAGVDLAVRYGEIVAFLGSNGAGKSTTIRMATGLVRPSAGRVLVEGRDLWAEGAPVRRLLGYVPDTPLLYESLTAREFLWLMAGLYGLSRVEGRRRADELLRQVGMERWADYPIRAFSLGMKRKMAIAAALVHRPRVLLLDEVTNGLDPRAAREVKDFIRQAAGEGAAVLLTTHALDVARELADRIAILHGGRLRAVGDLEALRSAAGLPGAGLEELFLALTAEAEGVSA; encoded by the coding sequence ATGGAGCGGTTCACCTACACCCGCACCGGGCAGGCCCTGAAGAACAAGTACAGTTCTCTCATCCTGCTCAGCCTTGCGGACCTGGTCGCCTGGGTCATCCCCCCGCTGCTCATGCCGCGGCCTGCAGGGCTGTGGGTTGGTGCGGGAGGACTGGTCGCCACACTGGCCGTCTACTGGTGGCTGACCGCCAGCCTGCGCACCTGTCACGTGCTGGACGGGGACCGGCTGATTCTGCGCATGGGGCGGAGCGCCCTCGCGGTAGACCTGGCGGACGTGGAGTCGGCCCGGATGGCGGGGCACGGGCTGCGGGTCCCGGGCGAGGCCGGGGTCATGTACGCGCCTCGCACCGACACGCTCTTCATGGTGGCCGACCACCGGCAGCTCGTGTCGGTGGACCTGTCCCGCCCGTACGCCATGAAGGTCCCCGGGCAGGGGATCTGCCAGTTCACCCGCATCGTGCTCAGCCTGGACGAGCCTGAACGGTTTCTCCAGGCGGTGGCGGGCCGCCGGGGACAGGTGCACCTGGACAGGCCGCAGCCCGCCGCCGGGGGGGAAGGGCGGCCGGGGGCCACGTCACCCGCACCGCCGGTGGTGTCAGAGGGGCCTGCGCCCGGCGGGGCGGCCCTGGCGCTGGAAGGGCTGGTGAAGCGGTTCGGCGGCTTCACCGCAGTGGCCGGCGTCGACCTGGCGGTGCGTTACGGGGAGATCGTGGCCTTCCTCGGCTCCAACGGCGCAGGCAAGTCCACCACCATCCGCATGGCCACCGGGCTGGTGCGCCCCAGCGCCGGGCGGGTGCTGGTGGAGGGGCGGGACCTTTGGGCCGAAGGGGCTCCCGTGCGCCGGCTCCTGGGCTACGTTCCGGACACGCCCCTTCTCTACGAGTCCCTGACGGCCCGGGAGTTCCTCTGGCTGATGGCCGGCCTGTACGGGCTGTCACGGGTGGAAGGACGCCGCCGCGCCGACGAGCTGCTCAGGCAAGTGGGGATGGAGCGCTGGGCCGACTACCCGATCCGGGCCTTTTCGCTGGGCATGAAGCGCAAGATGGCCATCGCCGCGGCCCTGGTGCACCGACCCCGGGTGCTGCTCCTGGACGAGGTGACCAACGGCCTGGACCCGCGGGCGGCGCGGGAGGTGAAGGATTTCATCCGGCAGGCGGCCGGAGAGGGCGCCGCGGTGCTGCTCACGACCCACGCCCTGGACGTGGCCCGGGAACTGGCGGACCGCATCGCCATCCTCCACGGCGGCCGGCTGCGGGCCGTGGGCGACCTGGAGGCGCTCCGGTCCGCGGCGGGATTGCCCGGCGCAGGGCTGGAAGAGCTGTTCCTGGCCTTGACGGCGGAAGCAGAGGGGGTGTCCGCATGA
- a CDS encoding M56 family metallopeptidase: MDLMVSLGIWLLVVTLFLVDTEITLRFVGRYADPHLRLGWWTALLLVPWVTLLLSPLRTWAAAGLALAAAWGLVRHAAAYQVLRRRLPGAPEGVVERVRALAREFGVRQLPEILYDPSDRMEPAAVGLFRPALVLTPSALDLPEQDFRAVVAHELAHALRRDPLRLWAGGITGAVLGWHPLIRRACRLFTLEVEMAADWQAAAWAGDRRAYALALGRWGLRRHGDHGSPVGAAFATAPAHLLPRLHYLLDPTAAAPHLRPPLGLRDPGPGRRGSGAARWAHLALAAAYTALSAVMTRVF, from the coding sequence ATGGACCTGATGGTTTCGCTGGGGATCTGGCTGTTGGTGGTGACGCTGTTCCTGGTGGACACCGAGATCACCCTCCGGTTTGTCGGCCGCTACGCCGACCCGCACCTGCGGCTGGGCTGGTGGACCGCGCTGCTGCTGGTGCCTTGGGTGACCCTGCTGCTGTCGCCCCTGCGCACCTGGGCTGCGGCGGGGCTCGCGCTGGCGGCCGCCTGGGGGCTGGTGCGCCACGCGGCGGCGTACCAGGTCCTGCGCCGCCGGCTCCCGGGGGCGCCCGAGGGCGTCGTGGAGCGCGTTCGCGCGCTGGCACGGGAGTTCGGGGTGCGGCAGCTTCCGGAGATCCTCTACGACCCCAGCGACCGGATGGAGCCGGCCGCGGTCGGCCTTTTCCGGCCGGCCCTGGTGCTCACGCCGTCGGCGCTCGACCTGCCCGAGCAGGACTTCCGGGCGGTGGTGGCCCATGAGCTGGCCCACGCCCTCCGGCGGGATCCGCTCCGGCTATGGGCCGGCGGCATCACCGGGGCGGTGCTCGGCTGGCACCCGCTGATCCGGCGGGCGTGCCGGCTGTTCACCCTGGAGGTGGAGATGGCCGCCGACTGGCAGGCCGCCGCCTGGGCCGGCGACCGCCGGGCGTACGCCCTCGCCCTGGGCCGGTGGGGGCTGCGCCGTCACGGGGACCACGGTTCACCGGTCGGCGCCGCCTTCGCCACCGCCCCGGCTCACCTGCTGCCGCGGCTCCACTACCTGCTGGACCCGACCGCGGCCGCGCCCCATCTACGGCCGCCGCTGGGGCTGCGGGATCCCGGTCCCGGTCGCCGGGGATCCGGTGCGGCCCGCTGGGCCCACCTGGCGTTGGCGGCGGCCTACACCGCGCTCAGCGCTGTCATGACCCGCGTGTTCTGA
- a CDS encoding heavy metal translocating P-type ATPase, whose protein sequence is MATKVSYNLQGLDCADCAARIQDALHRQGMSEAVVSFATGQLLLPAEQLDRARAVIREVDPKVTVLDPTEQAGPDEEDDDGIPTWRRIAEMAAAAALLVAGAVFHDALHASPWAEYAVFVPAYLLVGRNVLLAALRNLGRGQLFDENFLMTVATLGAFAIHELPEAVAVMLFYAVGEYFQDRAVAGSRRSIRALLAVRPDHATVRRGDRLIQVSPESVAVGEEILVRPGERIPLDGEVIEGSTYVDTSALTGESAPRPAGVGDAVLAGTVNLQGLIAVRVTRPFGESSIARVLQLVEEAAARKAPTERAITAFARWYTPAVVGIAALVALLPPLLLPGATFADWLHRALVLLVISCPCALVVSVPLTYFGGIGAASRAGILVKGGNYLDALARLDTVVWDKTGTLTQGRFTVSSVAAADGVDAGDVLRLAAHAEAHSAHPIAAAVREAYGRPVDAGIVDDYAEIAGHGVRARIDGRVVLAGNARLLAAEGIPVPPGDDGASTVVHVAADGAWLGRIAVADQAKPTAGQAVERLRTLGVSRQVMLSGDDHRVAEAVGRSLGLDEVRANLLPEEKVAAVEEIDAARRTAGRTGALAFVGDGINDAPVLARADVGVAMGALGTDAAIEAADVVIMDDDPAKLATGVSVGRRTRQIVHQNIAFAIGVKAVVMLLGALGLANMWAAVFADVGVALLAILNATRVLKQPSSPRRAI, encoded by the coding sequence ATGGCCACAAAGGTCAGCTACAACCTGCAGGGGCTCGACTGCGCCGACTGCGCTGCCCGGATCCAGGACGCGCTCCACCGGCAGGGGATGAGCGAGGCGGTGGTCAGCTTCGCCACCGGCCAGCTGCTCCTGCCCGCGGAACAGCTGGACCGGGCGCGCGCGGTGATCCGGGAGGTGGACCCCAAGGTGACCGTCCTGGACCCGACGGAACAGGCAGGGCCTGACGAGGAGGATGATGACGGCATACCCACCTGGCGCCGCATCGCCGAGATGGCCGCGGCCGCCGCGCTCCTGGTGGCCGGGGCCGTCTTCCACGACGCCCTCCACGCCTCGCCGTGGGCGGAGTACGCGGTGTTCGTGCCCGCCTACCTCCTGGTGGGGCGGAACGTCCTGCTGGCCGCCCTGCGAAACCTGGGGCGGGGCCAGCTGTTCGATGAGAACTTCCTCATGACCGTCGCGACCCTCGGGGCGTTTGCCATCCACGAGCTGCCCGAGGCCGTGGCGGTGATGCTCTTCTACGCGGTGGGCGAGTACTTCCAGGACCGGGCCGTCGCAGGTTCCCGCCGCTCCATCCGGGCGCTGCTGGCCGTGCGGCCCGACCACGCCACCGTCCGCCGGGGCGACCGGCTGATCCAGGTGAGCCCGGAGTCGGTGGCCGTGGGCGAGGAGATCCTCGTGCGGCCGGGGGAGCGCATCCCCCTGGACGGCGAGGTGATCGAGGGCTCCACCTACGTGGACACCTCCGCCCTCACCGGCGAGTCGGCGCCCCGGCCGGCCGGCGTCGGCGACGCGGTGCTGGCGGGCACGGTGAACCTGCAGGGGCTTATCGCGGTCCGGGTTACCCGTCCCTTCGGCGAGTCCTCCATCGCCCGGGTGCTCCAGCTGGTGGAGGAGGCCGCGGCCCGCAAGGCGCCCACCGAGCGGGCCATCACCGCCTTCGCCCGGTGGTACACCCCGGCGGTGGTGGGGATCGCCGCCCTGGTCGCCCTGTTGCCCCCCCTCCTGCTGCCGGGCGCGACCTTCGCCGACTGGCTCCACCGGGCGCTGGTGCTGCTGGTGATCTCGTGCCCCTGCGCCCTTGTGGTCTCCGTGCCGCTCACCTACTTCGGCGGGATCGGCGCGGCGTCCCGGGCCGGCATCCTGGTCAAGGGCGGCAATTACCTGGACGCCCTGGCCCGGCTGGACACCGTGGTCTGGGACAAGACCGGGACGCTGACGCAGGGCCGGTTCACCGTATCGTCGGTGGCCGCCGCGGACGGCGTGGACGCCGGCGACGTCCTCCGCCTCGCCGCCCACGCGGAGGCCCACTCGGCTCACCCCATCGCGGCGGCGGTGCGGGAGGCCTACGGCCGGCCCGTCGACGCCGGGATCGTCGACGACTACGCGGAGATCGCCGGCCACGGCGTGCGCGCCCGGATCGACGGCAGGGTGGTGCTGGCCGGCAACGCCCGGCTGCTGGCTGCGGAGGGCATCCCGGTGCCGCCGGGGGACGACGGGGCGTCCACCGTGGTCCACGTCGCCGCCGACGGGGCGTGGCTGGGGCGCATCGCCGTCGCCGACCAGGCCAAGCCTACCGCCGGCCAGGCGGTGGAGCGGCTGCGCACCCTGGGGGTCAGCCGCCAGGTGATGCTCTCCGGCGACGACCACCGGGTCGCGGAGGCAGTGGGCCGGAGCCTGGGGCTGGATGAGGTGAGGGCCAACCTGCTGCCCGAGGAGAAGGTGGCCGCGGTTGAGGAGATCGACGCCGCCCGCCGGACGGCCGGCCGCACCGGGGCGCTCGCCTTCGTCGGCGACGGCATCAACGACGCGCCGGTGCTCGCCCGGGCGGATGTGGGGGTGGCCATGGGCGCCCTGGGCACCGACGCCGCCATCGAGGCCGCGGACGTGGTCATCATGGACGACGACCCGGCCAAGCTGGCCACAGGCGTCTCCGTGGGCCGGCGCACCCGGCAGATCGTCCACCAGAACATCGCCTTTGCCATCGGGGTGAAGGCGGTGGTGATGCTGCTGGGCGCCCTGGGGCTGGCCAACATGTGGGCGGCCGTCTTCGCCGACGTGGGGGTCGCGCTGCTCGCGATCCTCAACGCCACGCGGGTGCTGAAACAGCCGTCCTCTCCCCGCCGCGCGATCTGA
- a CDS encoding BlaI/MecI/CopY family transcriptional regulator — MTGTTGFDLGPLEADIMRLVWEKGEVQVDDIHQALLRDREIAYTTVMTVMSRLAAKGLLTRRKHGRAYLYRAALPREEMAESTLHEWSRRFFGGRILPAVSFLLGSERLTPEEVAELRRLVERLEKGDDGGWT, encoded by the coding sequence TTGACGGGGACCACCGGATTCGACCTGGGCCCGCTGGAGGCCGACATCATGCGGCTGGTCTGGGAAAAGGGCGAGGTGCAGGTGGACGATATCCACCAGGCCCTGCTGCGGGACCGTGAGATCGCCTACACCACCGTCATGACGGTGATGTCCCGCCTGGCGGCCAAGGGGCTGTTGACCCGGCGCAAGCACGGCCGGGCGTACCTGTACCGCGCGGCCCTCCCCCGGGAGGAGATGGCCGAGTCCACCCTGCACGAATGGAGCCGGCGCTTCTTCGGAGGCCGCATCCTGCCGGCGGTCAGCTTCCTGCTGGGCAGCGAGCGGCTGACGCCGGAGGAGGTGGCGGAGCTCCGGCGGTTGGTGGAGCGGCTGGAGAAGGGGGACGACGGCGGATGGACCTGA
- the bshA gene encoding N-acetyl-alpha-D-glucosaminyl L-malate synthase BshA: MRIGIVCYPSVGGSGIVATELAAQLARRGHEVHLVSSAVPFRLNRFEERIRFHQVETPTYPLFQEPPYVLTLANKLVEVHRIAGLDVIHAHYAVPHATAAYLAREIIGAGGPRVVTTLHGTDITLMGADPSFTEIIAFSINRSDEVTAVSESLRTDTVTLLPVDRPVRVIPNFLDCARWRRQEAGELRRRLAPEGERLLMHMSNFRRVKRPWDVVEVFARVARRLPSRLILVGEGPELAPTLSLAARLGVRDRVLVLGNQEEVAPLLSAADLFLLPSEQESFGLAALEAMACGVPVVVSRTGGLPEVVAEGETGFLCRVGDVETMAERALQILEDGRLHARLSAAAVEWVRTHFCAERVVPQYEALYRTVTGQAAEDGDGEGRRPG; the protein is encoded by the coding sequence ATGCGCATCGGTATCGTCTGTTATCCCAGCGTGGGCGGCAGCGGCATCGTGGCCACGGAGCTGGCGGCGCAGCTGGCCCGCCGCGGCCACGAGGTCCACCTGGTCTCCTCGGCCGTTCCCTTCCGGCTGAACCGGTTTGAGGAGCGCATCCGCTTTCACCAGGTGGAGACCCCGACCTATCCCCTCTTCCAGGAGCCGCCCTACGTGCTGACCCTGGCCAACAAGCTGGTGGAGGTGCATCGGATCGCGGGGCTGGACGTCATCCACGCCCATTATGCCGTGCCCCACGCGACGGCGGCCTATCTGGCGCGGGAGATCATCGGAGCCGGCGGCCCCAGGGTGGTCACGACGCTGCACGGCACGGACATCACGCTCATGGGCGCGGACCCGTCCTTCACGGAGATCATCGCCTTCTCCATCAACCGCTCGGATGAGGTGACGGCCGTGTCCGAGTCCCTGCGGACGGACACGGTCACGCTGCTGCCCGTCGACCGGCCGGTGCGGGTCATCCCCAACTTCCTGGACTGCGCCCGGTGGAGGCGGCAGGAGGCCGGGGAGCTCCGCCGGCGGCTGGCGCCGGAAGGGGAGCGGCTGCTGATGCACATGTCCAACTTCCGCCGGGTCAAGCGGCCCTGGGATGTGGTCGAGGTCTTCGCCCGGGTGGCGCGCCGGCTGCCCAGCCGGCTGATCCTGGTGGGGGAGGGGCCCGAACTGGCGCCCACGCTCAGCCTGGCGGCGCGGCTGGGGGTCCGGGACCGCGTCCTGGTGCTGGGCAACCAGGAGGAGGTGGCGCCGCTGCTGTCGGCGGCGGACCTGTTCCTGCTGCCCAGCGAGCAGGAGTCCTTCGGCCTCGCGGCGCTGGAGGCCATGGCCTGCGGCGTACCTGTGGTGGTCAGCCGCACCGGCGGCCTGCCGGAGGTGGTGGCGGAGGGGGAGACCGGGTTTCTCTGCCGGGTGGGCGACGTGGAGACCATGGCGGAGCGGGCGCTGCAGATCCTGGAGGACGGGCGGCTGCACGCGCGCCTCAGCGCGGCCGCGGTGGAGTGGGTGCGGACGCACTTCTGCGCCGAGCGGGTCGTGCCCCAGTATGAGGCGCTGTACCGCACAGTGACAGGCCAGGCGGCGGAAGACGGTGACGGAGAGGGCCGGCGGCCCGGCTGA
- a CDS encoding ArsR/SmtB family transcription factor: MERRGDHQMDDVCPRPDADEARIESLRERLLDVAGLSELFRVLADETRTKILYLLAAEELCVHDLARILDLTLPTISHHLRLMRLMRLVKSRREGKHVYYSLSDDHVLQLIQTAQEHYQEE, from the coding sequence GTGGAACGGCGCGGTGACCACCAGATGGACGACGTCTGTCCCCGTCCGGATGCCGACGAGGCGCGGATCGAGAGCCTGCGGGAGCGGCTGCTGGATGTGGCCGGCCTCTCGGAGCTGTTCCGGGTGCTGGCGGACGAGACCCGCACCAAGATCCTCTACCTGCTCGCCGCCGAGGAGCTCTGCGTCCACGATCTGGCGCGGATCCTCGACCTCACGCTTCCCACCATCTCCCACCACCTGCGGCTGATGCGGCTGATGCGGCTTGTGAAGAGCCGGCGAGAGGGCAAGCACGTCTACTACTCCCTCTCCGACGACCACGTGCTGCAGCTCATCCAGACCGCGCAGGAACACTATCAGGAGGAGTAA
- the rimO gene encoding 30S ribosomal protein S12 methylthiotransferase RimO: MTDRPTTALPGAQIAGRPVKVGFISLGCAKNLVDTESMIGLLRNTGYQITNRAEEADVLVVNTCGFIDAAKQESVDAILEAAQHKTRGRCQALVVAGCMVPRYGEELAREIPEIDALVGTADYPRIGEVVAGILAGQRVQQISDPDSITDWNFERVLATPGYTAYLKIAEGCDCACAFCSIPLMRGRHRSRPIESIVDEARRLAGMGVRELVVISQDTTYYGLDLYRKPMLARLLRELAQVDGIRWIRIHYSYPTRITDELIEVIVTEPKVLNYLDLPLQHGSNRVLRIMNRPANAEGYLRLVQKLRERVPDICLRSTFIAGHPGETEEDFELLLDFLRACEFDHVGVFAYSQEEGTKAGQMEQLPEEVRLARRDRAMEVQQEIARRRNQLQVGRELEVLVEGRSPQGRGWFVGRCYGQSPGIDGVVLFRAPAGAELKPGDMVQVRITGVQDYDLLGEATEPLTVDGIAQEQDLILPVFHLTRHQ; this comes from the coding sequence TTGACCGACCGCCCGACGACCGCCCTGCCCGGCGCCCAGATCGCCGGCCGCCCGGTGAAGGTGGGGTTCATCTCCCTCGGCTGCGCCAAGAACCTGGTGGACACCGAGTCGATGATCGGCCTGCTCCGGAACACCGGCTACCAGATCACCAACCGCGCCGAGGAGGCCGACGTCCTCGTCGTCAACACCTGCGGGTTCATCGACGCGGCCAAGCAGGAGAGCGTCGACGCGATCCTGGAGGCGGCCCAGCACAAGACCCGCGGCAGGTGTCAGGCGCTGGTGGTGGCGGGCTGCATGGTGCCCCGGTACGGCGAGGAGCTCGCCCGGGAGATCCCGGAGATCGACGCGCTGGTGGGCACCGCCGACTACCCCCGCATCGGCGAGGTGGTGGCGGGGATCCTGGCCGGACAGCGGGTGCAGCAGATCTCCGACCCCGATTCCATCACCGACTGGAACTTCGAGCGGGTCCTGGCCACGCCCGGCTACACCGCCTACCTCAAGATCGCCGAGGGTTGCGACTGCGCCTGCGCCTTCTGCTCGATCCCGCTGATGCGCGGCCGCCACCGGTCCCGCCCGATCGAGTCCATCGTGGACGAGGCCCGGCGGCTGGCCGGGATGGGCGTGCGGGAGCTGGTGGTCATCTCCCAGGACACCACCTACTACGGGCTGGACCTGTACCGGAAGCCGATGCTGGCCAGGCTGCTCCGGGAGCTGGCGCAGGTGGACGGCATCCGGTGGATCCGCATCCACTACTCCTACCCGACCCGGATCACCGACGAGCTGATCGAGGTCATCGTCACGGAGCCCAAGGTCCTGAACTACCTGGACCTGCCGCTGCAGCACGGGTCCAACCGGGTGCTGCGGATCATGAACCGGCCCGCCAACGCGGAGGGGTACCTGCGGCTGGTGCAGAAGCTGCGGGAGCGGGTGCCGGACATCTGCCTGCGCTCCACCTTCATCGCCGGCCACCCGGGCGAGACGGAGGAGGACTTTGAACTGCTGCTGGACTTCCTCCGGGCCTGCGAGTTCGATCACGTGGGCGTCTTCGCGTACTCCCAGGAGGAGGGCACGAAGGCCGGGCAGATGGAGCAGCTGCCCGAGGAGGTGCGGCTGGCCCGGCGAGACCGGGCGATGGAGGTGCAGCAGGAGATCGCCCGCCGTCGGAACCAGCTGCAGGTGGGCCGGGAGCTGGAGGTGCTGGTGGAGGGCCGGTCCCCCCAGGGCCGCGGCTGGTTTGTGGGCCGCTGCTACGGGCAGTCGCCGGGGATCGACGGGGTCGTCCTGTTCCGGGCGCCCGCCGGGGCGGAGCTGAAGCCCGGCGACATGGTGCAGGTCCGGATCACCGGCGTGCAGGACTACGACCTGCTGGGCGAGGCCACCGAGCCGCTGACCGTCGACGGAATCGCCCAGGAGCAGGACCTGATCCTGCCCGTCTTCCACCTGACGCGCCATCAATAG